Proteins co-encoded in one Opitutus terrae PB90-1 genomic window:
- the ispF gene encoding 2-C-methyl-D-erythritol 2,4-cyclodiphosphate synthase, with amino-acid sequence MNLRIGHGYDIHRIVAGRPLILGGVRFEVDFGLEGHSDADCLTHAICDALLGAAGLPDIGHFFPNTDPAFKNIDSQVLLQRVRAEIRQRGFEIVNIDATVIAEKPKLQPRLTEMKSTLAKSAGLLPDEIGLKATTNEGIDDLGRGLAIAAHAVALLKRS; translated from the coding sequence ATGAACCTTCGCATCGGCCACGGCTACGACATCCACCGGATCGTCGCCGGCCGGCCGCTCATCCTCGGAGGCGTGCGGTTTGAGGTGGATTTCGGCCTCGAGGGTCACTCCGACGCCGATTGCCTCACCCACGCGATTTGCGACGCGCTGCTAGGCGCCGCCGGTCTGCCGGATATCGGACACTTTTTCCCTAACACCGATCCTGCCTTCAAGAACATCGATTCGCAGGTGCTGCTGCAGCGCGTCCGCGCCGAAATCCGCCAACGCGGTTTCGAAATCGTGAACATCGACGCCACCGTCATTGCCGAAAAACCCAAGCTCCAGCCCCGGCTCACGGAGATGAAGTCGACGCTGGCGAAATCCGCCGGGCTGCTCCCAGACGAGATCGGCCTCAAAGCCACCACCAACGAAGGGATCGACGACCTCGGCCGCGGGCTCGCGATTGCCGCGCACGCGGTCGCGTTGCTGAAACGGAGCTAA
- a CDS encoding IspD/TarI family cytidylyltransferase yields the protein MSRTAAILLAAGTGSRMQGTVDDKVLAPLAGRPVFAHSAVAFMASGIADFYVVVYRDQRQMTELAAYAPTPSALVAGGRERQDSVMNALSSLPGDIDYVFIHDCARPLIRPEQLVALHKIVRRENAVVLAHRVTDTIKEHTIMSRGKAGDSSRLRTLDRAKLWAMETPQVFSRELIVRAYAKVVSLGRRITDDAAAVELLREPVALLENPYPNPKLTTPADLAYLEFLLSR from the coding sequence ATGAGTCGCACCGCCGCCATCCTTCTCGCCGCCGGAACCGGTTCTCGCATGCAAGGCACGGTCGACGACAAGGTCCTCGCGCCCCTCGCCGGCCGACCCGTGTTCGCTCACTCCGCCGTCGCTTTCATGGCGAGCGGCATCGCGGATTTCTACGTCGTGGTCTACCGGGACCAGCGGCAGATGACCGAGCTGGCAGCCTACGCGCCCACGCCGTCCGCGCTCGTCGCCGGCGGTCGCGAGCGGCAGGACTCCGTGATGAACGCGCTTTCCTCGCTGCCCGGCGATATCGACTACGTGTTCATCCACGACTGCGCGCGGCCGCTGATTCGTCCCGAACAACTGGTCGCTTTGCACAAGATCGTCCGCCGCGAAAACGCCGTTGTGCTCGCGCATCGCGTCACCGACACGATCAAGGAGCACACGATCATGAGCCGCGGCAAAGCTGGCGACAGCTCGCGGCTGCGTACGCTGGATCGCGCCAAGCTTTGGGCGATGGAGACACCGCAGGTTTTCTCGCGCGAACTCATCGTCCGCGCCTACGCCAAGGTTGTCTCGCTCGGCCGACGGATCACGGATGATGCCGCGGCGGTCGAGCTGCTGCGCGAACCCGTCGCCCTGCTGGAGAATCCTTATCCGAACCCGAAGCTCACCACGCCCGCCGATCTGGCGTATCTGGAGTTTCTGCTGAGCCGCTGA
- the pyrF gene encoding orotidine-5'-phosphate decarboxylase translates to MACDLILVLDAPSPRDIAPVLKRLSGTVRWAKIGLEMYTACGPDCVREVADLGYNVFLDLKLHDIPNTVAKAVESAARLPIKMLTLHTCGGREMMSWAAKAQQQHAPELLLLGVTVLTSMSAVHLHEVGVPDSPEAQVVRLGRLAVDAGLRGLVCSPLEIAPLRAALPSDVTLVTPGIRPRDAAADDQTRVMTPAEAARTGANFLVIGRPIFKAPDPVAAARDILAELKS, encoded by the coding sequence ATGGCTTGCGATCTGATCCTCGTCCTCGACGCACCCTCTCCGCGCGATATTGCCCCGGTACTGAAGCGACTCTCCGGCACCGTGCGCTGGGCCAAGATCGGACTCGAGATGTATACCGCCTGCGGACCGGACTGCGTGCGCGAGGTCGCAGACCTGGGTTATAACGTCTTCCTGGATTTGAAGCTTCACGACATCCCGAACACCGTCGCGAAGGCCGTCGAATCCGCCGCCCGCCTCCCCATCAAGATGCTCACGCTGCACACCTGCGGCGGCCGCGAAATGATGTCTTGGGCCGCCAAGGCACAGCAGCAGCACGCGCCCGAACTCCTGCTGCTCGGCGTCACCGTGCTCACGTCCATGAGTGCGGTGCACCTCCACGAGGTCGGCGTGCCGGATTCGCCCGAGGCCCAGGTGGTCCGGCTCGGCCGGCTCGCCGTCGACGCCGGGTTGCGCGGCCTTGTCTGCTCGCCGCTCGAAATCGCGCCGCTCCGCGCCGCGTTGCCGTCGGACGTCACGCTCGTCACCCCCGGCATCCGGCCGCGCGACGCCGCGGCCGATGATCAGACCCGCGTGATGACGCCCGCCGAAGCTGCGCGCACCGGCGCCAATTTCCTCGTCATCGGCCGACCCATCTTCAAGGCGCCGGACCCGGTCGCGGCCGCCCGCGACATCCTCGCAGAGCTCAAGTCCTAG
- the ispE gene encoding 4-(cytidine 5'-diphospho)-2-C-methyl-D-erythritol kinase, translating to MRTLTLQSPAKINLMLAITGRRADGFHDLVSVVAPLAWGDTLVVEEVAAANHERSAFTLTCDDPGVPIDQANLILKAAEAFRAATGWLGGARFALTKRIPVGAGLGGGSSNAATALRALNTLAATPLDAVELARLAASVGSDCALFLHDGPVVMRGRGDRVEPLPERAAARLRGRGLLVFKPAFAISTAWAYGRLVAAAPGGYATATAAEERLARWMDVAGDRSRDPIAELVFNNMESAAFAKFPALPLMLERLLREFGLATGMSGSGSACFAFLPDDAPVAEICAAVRRAWGESAFVIQTHLQ from the coding sequence GTGCGCACGCTGACGCTGCAGTCTCCTGCCAAGATCAACCTGATGCTCGCCATCACGGGCCGGCGCGCCGATGGATTTCACGATCTCGTGTCGGTCGTTGCGCCGCTCGCGTGGGGCGACACGCTGGTCGTCGAAGAAGTCGCGGCGGCGAACCACGAGCGCAGCGCCTTTACGCTGACCTGTGACGACCCGGGCGTGCCCATCGATCAGGCGAACCTCATTCTGAAAGCGGCCGAGGCGTTTCGCGCGGCGACCGGGTGGTTGGGTGGGGCGCGGTTCGCACTGACAAAACGCATCCCGGTGGGCGCGGGGCTTGGCGGCGGCAGCAGCAACGCCGCGACGGCCCTGCGCGCGCTCAACACCTTGGCAGCCACGCCGCTGGATGCGGTCGAGCTCGCACGCCTCGCGGCGAGCGTGGGTTCGGATTGCGCGCTATTCCTGCACGATGGACCGGTGGTGATGCGTGGCCGGGGCGACCGCGTGGAGCCGCTGCCGGAGCGGGCCGCGGCGCGATTGCGCGGGCGTGGGTTGCTCGTCTTCAAACCGGCTTTTGCGATTTCGACCGCGTGGGCCTACGGCCGGCTGGTCGCAGCGGCGCCTGGCGGCTACGCCACCGCCACCGCCGCGGAGGAGCGGCTGGCGCGGTGGATGGACGTAGCGGGCGATCGGTCGCGCGACCCGATCGCTGAGCTCGTGTTCAACAACATGGAATCCGCGGCATTTGCGAAGTTTCCGGCGCTGCCGCTGATGTTGGAACGCCTCCTCCGGGAGTTCGGCCTGGCGACCGGAATGAGCGGCAGCGGCAGCGCGTGTTTCGCCTTTCTGCCGGACGACGCGCCGGTCGCGGAGATCTGCGCGGCGGTACGTCGAGCATGGGGAGAATCTGCATTTGTCATTCAGACGCATTTGCAATAA
- the ptsP gene encoding phosphoenolpyruvate--protein phosphotransferase, with translation MDTSVKNEFTVQGIAASQGIAYGQIFVYIQSDVEVPSYQVEPEKRIEEVARFEKALLVTRQQIAKIQDEVERNLGPEEALIFDAHLLVLEDQALIGETIREFETTGRNIETCFNKVSQRYIKAFSEIDDEYLRERAGDIRDVAQRVLQNLLGQAENSLTRLADKRIVVANDISPSDSASIDRSAALGIVTDTGSKTSHAVIVARSMKVPAVVGLRDLSHRVKHGDWAIIDGYDGVVIVNPSESTLFRYGKIQEQKKTFESRLLKANQEPAVTLDGVPVTLMANIEKPDEVKLVRDYNAAGVGLYRTEYLFLSSSRVPSEQEQFLAYKAVAEGLAPNPVVIRTLDLGGDKPMAGNPELFPKEDNPFMGFRAIRFCLEHQDIFRDQLRAILMASAYGKVKIMYPMISGHEELARANAVLADCMSDLKSRGVPFDENIPVGAMIEVPSAAETADLLAPDCAFFSIGTNDLIQYILAIDRVNDRIAHLYEPTHCAVLRTLRRIVAEGHRGKLEVSVCGEMAGDPVYAPLLLGMGIDCLSMAPPWIPSVKYIVRAMTMADARALAEEALQMNSPREIYAKCEAFYRARVSVD, from the coding sequence ATGGATACTAGCGTCAAAAACGAATTCACGGTCCAAGGCATCGCCGCCTCGCAGGGCATCGCCTACGGCCAGATCTTCGTTTACATCCAGAGCGACGTCGAGGTGCCGAGTTATCAGGTCGAACCGGAGAAGCGGATCGAGGAGGTCGCGCGGTTCGAGAAGGCGCTGCTGGTGACGCGGCAGCAGATCGCAAAAATCCAGGACGAGGTGGAGCGCAACCTCGGACCCGAGGAGGCACTCATCTTCGATGCCCATCTGCTCGTGCTCGAAGACCAGGCGCTGATCGGCGAGACGATCCGCGAATTCGAGACCACGGGCCGCAACATCGAGACCTGCTTCAACAAAGTCTCGCAGCGCTACATCAAGGCGTTCTCCGAAATCGACGACGAATACCTGCGCGAGCGCGCCGGCGACATCCGCGACGTCGCGCAACGCGTGTTGCAGAACCTGCTCGGCCAGGCGGAGAACTCGCTCACGCGACTGGCCGACAAGCGGATCGTCGTGGCCAACGACATCTCGCCCTCCGATTCCGCCAGCATCGATCGCAGCGCGGCGCTCGGGATCGTCACCGACACCGGCAGCAAGACCAGCCACGCGGTGATCGTGGCGCGTTCGATGAAAGTGCCGGCGGTCGTTGGGCTGCGCGACCTGTCGCACCGCGTGAAGCACGGCGACTGGGCGATCATCGACGGCTACGATGGCGTGGTGATTGTCAACCCGTCGGAGAGCACGCTCTTCCGGTACGGCAAGATTCAGGAGCAGAAGAAGACCTTCGAGAGCCGGCTGCTCAAAGCCAACCAGGAGCCGGCGGTCACGCTCGACGGCGTGCCCGTGACGCTGATGGCGAACATCGAGAAGCCGGACGAGGTGAAGCTCGTGCGCGACTACAATGCCGCCGGCGTCGGGCTGTACCGGACCGAGTATCTGTTCCTCAGCTCATCCCGCGTGCCGAGCGAGCAGGAGCAGTTTCTCGCCTACAAGGCCGTGGCGGAGGGCCTCGCGCCGAACCCGGTGGTGATCCGCACGCTCGATCTCGGCGGCGACAAGCCGATGGCGGGCAATCCGGAGCTGTTCCCGAAGGAGGACAACCCGTTCATGGGTTTCCGGGCGATCCGGTTCTGCCTCGAGCACCAGGATATTTTCCGCGACCAGTTGCGCGCCATCCTGATGGCGAGCGCCTACGGGAAGGTGAAGATCATGTACCCCATGATCAGCGGGCACGAGGAGCTCGCGCGGGCGAATGCGGTTTTGGCGGATTGCATGAGCGACCTGAAGTCGCGCGGCGTGCCATTTGATGAAAACATCCCGGTGGGCGCGATGATCGAGGTGCCGAGCGCGGCCGAGACCGCGGATCTGCTGGCGCCGGATTGCGCGTTCTTCAGCATCGGGACCAATGACCTCATCCAGTATATCCTCGCGATCGATCGCGTGAACGACCGGATTGCGCACCTCTACGAACCGACGCATTGCGCGGTGCTGCGAACGCTGCGGCGGATCGTCGCCGAAGGTCATCGCGGCAAGTTGGAGGTGAGCGTGTGCGGCGAGATGGCCGGGGATCCGGTCTACGCGCCGCTGCTGCTGGGCATGGGCATCGATTGCCTGAGCATGGCGCCGCCGTGGATTCCGTCGGTGAAATACATCGTGCGGGCCATGACCATGGCGGATGCGCGAGCGCTGGCGGAAGAAGCGCTGCAGATGAATTCGCCCCGCGAAATCTACGCCAAGTGCGAGGCGTTTTACCGCGCGCGCGTTTCAGTGGATTGA
- a CDS encoding AAA family ATPase, whose translation MHLQPSLGHAEAYLNVHLSRAGRRPSGHESGPFVTVSRESGASGSTFARALATRLDRDLPGETPWTVFDRNLVETMLQSEHLSPRLARFLPEDHVSEIDASIGELLGLHPSIWNLIQQTNELMRQIARTGYAILVGRGANCATDGIGGGLHVRLVAPAVVRSERTAAEMGLTPEGAVHYNLRVEAARRNYVRSVFATDIDRASAYDLLINVATVDPDLAVDLAVRTLLNRVGVPTVA comes from the coding sequence ATGCACCTACAACCCTCGCTCGGCCACGCCGAGGCCTACCTGAACGTTCACCTGAGCCGCGCGGGTCGCCGCCCCTCCGGCCACGAATCCGGACCGTTTGTAACCGTCTCCCGCGAATCCGGCGCCAGCGGGTCGACGTTTGCGCGCGCGCTCGCCACGCGGCTCGATCGCGACCTGCCGGGCGAAACGCCTTGGACGGTGTTCGATCGTAACCTCGTCGAAACGATGCTGCAATCGGAGCATCTCTCGCCGCGGCTCGCGCGTTTCCTGCCCGAAGACCACGTGTCCGAGATCGACGCGTCGATTGGCGAGTTGCTCGGGCTGCATCCGAGCATCTGGAACCTGATTCAGCAAACCAACGAGTTGATGCGGCAGATTGCGCGCACCGGCTACGCGATCCTGGTTGGTCGCGGCGCCAATTGCGCGACCGACGGCATCGGAGGCGGGCTGCATGTGAGACTGGTCGCGCCGGCGGTCGTTCGCTCCGAGCGCACCGCGGCGGAAATGGGGCTCACACCGGAAGGAGCGGTCCACTACAATCTCCGGGTCGAAGCGGCGCGGCGCAATTACGTCCGTTCGGTATTCGCGACCGACATCGATCGGGCGAGCGCCTACGATCTGTTGATCAACGTTGCGACCGTGGATCCGGACCTCGCGGTGGATCTCGCGGTGCGGACGCTGCTGAATCGCGTGGGCGTTCCGACGGTCGCGTGA
- a CDS encoding dihydrofolate reductase — MLPAFNVIVACSENRVIGRAGRLPWRIPEDWSFFRQRTARSTVVLGRISFQSWRSVLEDERRAVVLTRNTSLAGDRVEVAHSLTAGLAAAGAHGREIYVCGGQRVFAEAIALPSATRLYLTLIHAHVDGDRTFPEWRHEFPRVLEQREGGDENYRYTFFTLARA, encoded by the coding sequence ATGCTCCCCGCCTTTAACGTGATCGTCGCCTGCTCGGAAAACCGCGTGATCGGGCGCGCGGGCCGGCTCCCGTGGCGCATTCCCGAAGACTGGAGCTTTTTCCGGCAGCGCACCGCACGCTCCACCGTCGTGCTCGGGCGAATCAGTTTTCAGTCGTGGCGCAGCGTGCTCGAGGATGAGCGGCGCGCCGTGGTGCTGACTCGCAACACCTCCCTCGCCGGGGATCGCGTCGAGGTTGCGCATTCGCTGACCGCGGGCTTGGCCGCCGCCGGCGCGCACGGGCGGGAAATCTATGTTTGCGGCGGACAACGCGTGTTCGCGGAGGCGATCGCGTTGCCTTCCGCCACGCGACTCTACCTCACGCTGATCCACGCACACGTTGACGGCGATCGCACGTTCCCTGAATGGCGGCACGAGTTTCCGCGCGTACTGGAGCAACGGGAAGGTGGGGACGAGAACTACCGCTACACGTTCTTCACGCTGGCACGAGCGTAG
- a CDS encoding LemA family protein, whose translation MDGSNPLPVVLCGVAAGAFLLGSLHLRRKQRLLHDLPTSKTQGVFIGLVEVAGTAESSAPLRGYLSGATCVHFDYEVQEHWSRTVTETYTDKEGKSRTRTRHESGWTTVAHGGETQDFYLRDDTGAVLIRPAGAKVEAQTLFEQTVNRGDPLYYAKGPDHAVANSDHRRRFVERGLALHTSLYVVGQARERADVVAPEIAQDRNAPLFLISTRTERSVQTRLAVGSWVCWALGLVAAVGAALFAMQNLPPGSFAPLAIALGGYLGGWALGWTWMVFNSLVSLRNRVRQAWSLIEVQLKRRHDLLPSLTSVVSALSTHERSTQTAVSALRSQIQATPPGVAGPDFAGVAAALRGVAEAYPELTAQDSFARLQRELVTTEQRIALARSYYNDIATQFATRLERIPDGWVARLAAMKPQPLLAAADFERARVDVQFADAA comes from the coding sequence ATGGACGGTTCCAATCCGCTTCCCGTCGTGCTGTGCGGCGTCGCCGCGGGCGCGTTTCTCCTCGGGAGTCTGCACCTGCGGCGGAAGCAGCGGCTGCTGCATGATCTGCCCACGTCGAAGACCCAGGGCGTATTCATCGGGCTCGTTGAGGTCGCCGGCACCGCCGAATCGTCGGCGCCCCTGCGCGGTTATCTCAGCGGCGCGACCTGCGTGCACTTCGACTACGAGGTGCAGGAACATTGGTCCCGCACGGTGACGGAGACCTACACCGACAAGGAGGGCAAAAGCCGGACCCGCACGCGGCACGAGAGCGGCTGGACCACCGTCGCGCATGGCGGCGAGACGCAGGATTTTTATCTGCGCGACGACACGGGCGCCGTGCTCATCCGCCCCGCCGGCGCGAAGGTCGAAGCGCAGACCCTCTTCGAGCAGACGGTGAATCGTGGCGATCCGCTTTACTACGCCAAAGGTCCGGATCACGCGGTGGCAAACTCCGATCATCGACGGCGGTTTGTCGAGCGCGGGCTGGCGCTGCACACGTCACTTTACGTCGTCGGGCAAGCCCGCGAGCGGGCCGACGTGGTCGCGCCGGAGATCGCGCAGGACCGCAACGCACCGCTGTTCCTGATCAGCACGCGCACCGAAAGAAGCGTGCAGACGCGGCTCGCCGTCGGTTCCTGGGTTTGCTGGGCGCTGGGACTCGTCGCAGCGGTCGGCGCTGCGTTGTTCGCGATGCAAAATCTTCCCCCGGGGTCGTTCGCTCCGCTGGCCATCGCGCTCGGCGGCTATCTCGGCGGCTGGGCGCTGGGCTGGACCTGGATGGTGTTCAACAGCCTTGTCTCGCTGCGCAATCGGGTCCGGCAAGCGTGGTCGCTCATCGAGGTGCAGCTGAAGCGGCGGCACGACTTGCTGCCGAGCCTCACCTCCGTCGTGTCGGCGCTGAGCACGCATGAACGCTCAACGCAGACCGCGGTCAGCGCGCTGCGCAGCCAGATCCAGGCGACTCCGCCCGGCGTGGCCGGCCCGGACTTCGCGGGGGTCGCGGCCGCTCTCCGCGGCGTGGCGGAAGCCTATCCCGAGCTGACCGCGCAGGACTCGTTCGCCCGGCTGCAGCGCGAACTCGTCACCACTGAGCAGCGGATCGCGCTCGCGCGGTCGTACTACAACGACATCGCCACGCAGTTCGCGACGCGACTCGAACGGATTCCCGACGGTTGGGTCGCGCGGCTCGCCGCGATGAAACCTCAGCCCCTGCTCGCCGCTGCAGACTTCGAGCGCGCCCGCGTCGACGTGCAGTTCGCCGATGCCGCGTGA